The DNA sequence GCCCGCAGGCCGGGCCTGGACGGGAACCTGCTGGCGTGCGCGGTCGACGCGGCCCGGGCCGGCGCGACCGTGGGCGAGATGTCGGCGGCGCTGGAGGAGGTCTACGGCCGGCATGCCGCGCCGATCCGGGCCGTCACCGGCGTCTACCGGACGGAGACGGGCGAGGACGGCGCGACGGCGCGGGCCCGGCAGGCGACCGACGAGTTCGCCCGGGCCGAGGGGCGCAGGCCGCGGATCCTGGTGGCGAAGATCGGGCAGGACGGCCACGACCGGGGCCAGAAGGTGGTTGCCACCGCCTTCGCCGACCTCGGGTTCGACGTGGACGTCGGCCCGCTGTTCCAGACGCCCGCCGAGGTGGCCCGGCAGGCCGTCGACGCGGACGTGCACGTGGTCGGCGTCAGCTCACTCGCCGCCGGGCACCTGACGCTGGTTCCCGAGCTGCGCCGCGAGCTGACCGCGCTCGGCGCCGGCGACACGACGATCGTGGTCGGCGGCGTGGTGCCGCCCGACGACCACGACGCGTTACGCGCGGCCGGGGCAGCGGAGATCTTCGGCCCGGGTACGGTGCTCGCGGACGCCGCGATCCGCCTCGTCGCCCGGCTGCGGGAGCGCATCGGCGCCACCACGGGGGAGGGTTGACCGTGGGGCGGGTCCCGGCAGACGTGGCCGAGTGGGCGGCGGCGATTCGCGCCGGCCACCGCACGGCCGTGTCCCGGGCGGTGACGCTGGTGGAGTCGAGCCGCCCGGCGGACCGGGAGACGGCACGGCGACTGGTGGTGCTGCTGGACCCCTATGCCGGGTCGGCGCATCGGATCGGGATGACCGGCCCGCCGGGCGTCGGCAAGTCGACGCTGATCGACGCGCTGGGCCTGCGGCTGACCTCCGGGAGCCACCGGGTCGCGGTGCTGGCGGTGGACCCGTCCTCCACCGTGAGCGGCGGCAGCATCCTCGGCGACCGTACCCGGATGGCGCGGCTCTCCGCCGACCCGCGCGCCTACGTGCGCCCGTCGCCGAGCGGGGGAGCGCTCGGCGGCGTCACGGAGGTCACCGCGGAGGTGATGACCGTGGTCGCGGCGGCCGGCTACGACGTGGTGATCGTGGAAACCGTCGGCGTCGGTCAGTCCGAGACCGCGCTGGCCGACCTCGTCGACACCTTCGTGGTGCTGGCCATGGCCGGGGCCGGCGACGACCTACAGGCGATCAAGATGGGCGTACTGGAACGCGCCGACATCGTCGCGGTCACCAAGGCCGACGGTGCGGGCGCGGACGCGGCCCGGGCTACCGCCCGGGAGATTTCGGCGGCCCGCCGCCTGGCCGGTTCGGTACACGGGCGGCGACCGCCGCCGGTCGTGCCGTGCAGCGCCCGTCTCGGCACCGGCCTGGCCGAGCTGTGGAAGCGCATCGAGGAGCACCATGCCGGCGCGGATCTGCCCGCGCGGCGCGGCGCGCAGCGGGCGGCCCAGTTGCGTGCCGTAGCGCGCGACTCCCTCTGGGCGGAGACGACCGCCGACCCCGGGCTCGCCGGCATCGTGGCGGCCGCGGAACGGGACGTGCGGGCGGGTGGGCTCAGCGTCGCGGCGGGAGCCGAACGGATCGCCGCCGCGTTCCGCTCGCGGCTCCGGCCCGACGGACAGCGGAGCAGATCGACCGGACCGACAGGGAGACCTCAGTGACCTCGACGATCATCCCCGCGCAGCCGGCGCCGGCCGGCCCCGCGACCACCGATCCGCGCGATCCGGCGCTGCGCGTCGCCGCCCTGCTCGACCCGGGCACGGGGGAGCCACTGCACGCCCCGGACGACAGTGGTGTGCTCGCTGTGCGGGGACGCATCGACGGGTCGACCGTCGTCGCCTACTGCACCGACGCCCGTTCGATGGGCGGTGCGCTCGGCGCCGCCGGCAGCGAGCACATCATCCAGGCGATCGACACGGCGGTACGGCTGCGGTGCCCGGCCGTCGGGCTGTGGCACTCCGGCGGCGCGCGGCTGGCCGACGGCGTCGAGTCGATGGACGGTGTCGGTCGGATGTTCGCGGCGATGACCCGCGCGTCCGGCCGCATCCCGCAGCTCTCCGTGGTCCTCGGGCCGGCCGCGGGCGCCGCCGCCTACGGACCGGCACTGACCGACATCGTGGTGATGGCCGAGGCCGGCCGCGTCTTCGTCACCGGACCGGAGGTGGTGCGGTCGGTCACCGGAGAGGTGATCGACATGGCCGGGCTCGGCGGTCCGGAGGCGCACGGCCGCCGGTCCGGCGTCGCGCACGTGCCGGCCTCGTCCGAGGCGGACGCGCTGCGCCGCGCCCGGCGGCTGGTGAACTACCTCGTGCACCCGGGCGCCTTCGACATCGCGCAGACCCGCGCGCCCCGCGACTTCCGGGCGCTGCTGCCGGAGTCGCCTCGGCGCGCCTACGACGTGCGCCCCCTGATCCGCCACCTGCTCGACCACGACGAGGAGGAGCCGTTCACCGAGCTTCAGCCGCGCTGGGCACCGAACATCGTCGTCGGGTTCGGGCGGCTCGCCGGTCGCGCCGTGGGGGTCATCGCCAACAACCCGCTGCGCAAGGGCGGCTGCCTGGACTCGCTCAGCGCGGAGAAGGCGGCTCGGTTCGTACGCATGTGTGACGCTTCCGGTGTGCCGTTGGTCGTGGTGGTCGACGTACCCGGCTACCTGCCCGGAGTCGGCCAGGAATGGGACGGCGTGGTGCGGCGCGGCGCGAAGCTGCTGCACGCCTTCGCTGAAGCCGTGGTGCCCCGGGTGACGCTGGTGACCCGCAAGGCGTACGGCGGCGCGTACATCGCGATGAACTCCAAGTCGCTCGGCGCGACCAGGGTGATCGCGTGGCGGGAGGCGGAGATCGCGGTCATGGGGGCGGAGGCCGCCGTCGGCGTACTGCACCGCCGGCAGTTGGCCGCCGCTCCGGACGCCGAGCGCGAGGAACTGCGGGCACGGCTGATCGCCGAGCAGGTGCGCGTGGCGGGCGGAGTCGACCGGGCGCGGGCGCTCGGCGTGGTCGACGAGGTGATCGATCCCGCCGAGACCCGGCAGCGGGTGGCGGTCGCGCTGGCCTCCGCGCCGGGTGGCCGGGGACACCACACGAACATCCCGCTCTGACCGCCTGGGACCGTCTCCGTGCAGGTGTACACGGATGGGGGGAACGGGAAACCCGCTCCCCCCATCACAACCACTCTGCTAAAGGCCGTACGCCAGGAGCACGAAGCCCTTGTCGCTCGGATAGAACGGCCGGTATCCCGAATGGACGTAGAGCATGCCCCGGCTCACCACGGCCCCGCCGCCGGCCGACACCGCACTACCGCGCCCCGCCAGCCCGTTCACGCCCGCGTAGTCCTGGATCGTGTCGTGCTGCCACAGCACCCGGCCGGTCGCCGCGGAGTAGGCGCGCATCTTTCCGTCCGAGCTACCCTCCCAGACCAGGCCCGGCGTGGAGGTGACCGCCGGACCATGCGCCAGGTCACAGGTCTCCGGGTACGCTGCCGCGCCTCCCCACGAGCATCCGTCCGCCGGGTTGGGCGTCGACCACAGGATCGCACCGTCCGCCGGGTTCAGCGCGAAGAGCGTGCCCGGATCCGCCTGGTAGGTAGCGACATAGAGACGGCGGCCGTCGTAGCTGGCGCCCCACATGATTCCGGAGAGCCCGCTGTTCGGCATCGGCTCCGACAACTGCCGCTGCCACACGATCTCGCCGGTCCGTGCGTCGAAGGTGTGGTAGACCCCGCTCTTCTGCCCGATCCCCACCAGCCGCCGGCCATTGACCGTCATCAGGTTGGGCAGCGCGCCGAAGTCGAAGTCGAGCGCCGTGCCGTCTTGCAGACCGGGGCAGTAACCCGGCGGCACGTTCGGGTTCGCGCAGAGTACCCGCCACGAGTCCGGATGGGTCATCTGCCGCTTCCACCGCACGGCACCGGTACGCGCGTCGAGGGCCAGCACGGTGTCGCTGTCGCCGGTCGTACCCGTGTAGTTCTGCCCGGTCCCGACGAAGACGGTGCCGGTCTCCCGGTCGATCACCGGCGAACTCCAGACCCCGGCGCCGGAAGGCTCGTAGCGGGTCGCTCCGCTGGGCCAGGTGCCGACCGCCTGCGGTTCCGGCACCGTGTAGTACCGCCAGCGTAGCTGGCCGGTCTCCGCGTCGATCGAGTCGAGGTGGCCACGGAAGGTGCAGCAGGCGTGGTCGACCCCGCCGACGTTGTCCCCACTGGACACCCCGACGTAGAGCCGTCCGCCGTGGTACTGCGGCGAACTGGTGACCATGGCGGCCGGGTGACTGTCCAGACGGGTACTCCAGACCAGCTCGCCGGTCCCCAGCGCGAGCGCGTAGAGGTAGCCCCGGTAGTCGCCGAAGTAGACCTTGCCCGCGGCGACCAACGGTCCGTTGCGGACCACCGCCTGCCCGACGCCCGGCTCGACGGTGTTCAGCGCGAAGGTCCACCTGGTCGCACCGGTCCGGGCGTCCACGGCGTAGAAGTAACCGTCGGGCCCGCCGAAGTACATCGTCCCGCCGACCACGGCGGGCTGGCTGCCGGAGGTGAGCACCGGCACCTTCGGGAAGGCGAAGGCCCATTTGAGGCGCAGGCGGCCCACGGTCGCCGGCGTGAGCGTGTGCTCGGCACCGTTGAACCGCGAGCCCTCCAGGTCCCGCTGCCAGGACGGCCAGTCCGCCGTCCCGGGCCGGAGCGCCACTCCGGCGGGCCCGGCCGGTACGGCACCCGGCGGGGCGGCCCGCACGGCGCCGGCCGGGCCGGTGAGCGCCGCGGTGGCCGCGCACAACACGGCGACCAGCAGCGCGGTACGGCGCCGTACGCGTGTCAGTGCAGTCATGCTTCTCCTCGATGTCCCTCGGTTGCGCCTCCGGTGAAACCGGCCGAGAGCACGGCCGGGAAACAACGTCCGGCGCCGCCGTTCCGGACCCGGCTCAGCGGGATCCGGAACGACGACGCCGGCGCTCGGTCGAAACGGCTCAGTAGACGAGCGTCACGTCGGCGACCGGCGGGTTGCTCTGCACGAGACAGGTGACCGTGTGGTCCCCGGTCGTGATGGCCACGTCGCCGGGACGGAAGAGGTAGGCCCCGTAGGCGGTCGCACCCACCTGGGCCACGCCCCCGGTGAAGGTCACGGTCTCGCCGATGTGCACCGGGTCCGGGTTGGTCAGCGGCGTCGAGGCGACCGAGCCGCTCGCCGCGCCGCTGTACGACAGGCTCACGGCCACACTGGTGCCGTTCGCGGGCTGCTCCGACGGGCTCGGCGACCGGGTGTCCAGCCGGACGCCGATCTGGATGGTGCTGCCCTTGCGCGCGAGCGTCGGCGCCGACAACGTCACGCCGATGACCTGGTCGGTGCTCGGCACTCCCGGAGCGCCGCACGAGTAGGCCACGTCGACCGTGCCGGCGACCTGGGCCGTCGCGGCCGTCGCCGCGGCCGGTGCGGACAGCAGGACAGCCGCCGTCACCACCGCCGCGGCAGCCCCCGTTCGAATTGCTCTCATGGTTTCCTTTCATTGGCCGAAAAAGAGTGCCGACAAATGTCCGGCACGCCGACGACGGTACCAGCGGGCTACCTGGCGCACAGCCCTTACGAGCCCCTATCGAGAGCAGCCACAAGGGGTCAGAACTGGTAATCGCCGAAGCGCCCCCAGGCGACAAAGGAAGCCATCAGGCAAAGCGCCGGAGGCAACACGTAATAGGGCCACCGGGCGGCCCGGACCGCAATATTGGCGAAGAGGCCGAGGAACATCATGACGGCGAGGCCGACGCCGGCGACCGGGGTCAGTACGGTGGCCACACCGGTCAACGGTGGCAGGATCATGGCAAGGGCGCCCGCCACCTCCGGCACTCCGAGCGCGCGAATGCCCCAGTCCGGAAAGAGGCGGGTGTATTCGTCCTCGGCACGCAGCTTCGGGATCGGGACGACGAACTTTGCCACGCCCGCCATGATGAACACAATCGCCAGAACCAACTGACAGGTCCACAGCAGTACATTCATCGCGTTACCGCACCCCGCTCCGAACCCGATTCGAACATCGCATCCGGAGGCTATCGGCGACGCGTCTGTAGCGGGACCCCTAGCACCCCTTATCCATGCACCACCCCGTAGATCAAGGGTCAGCGGCCCTCCCAGCGCGGCTCACGCCGCTCCGCGAACGCGCGGGGCCCCTCCACCGCGTCCCGGCTGACCATCCGCCGCTGCTCGCTCTCGAACCGGGTGGAGAACGCCTCCGGCAGCGGCATGTCGACGGACCGCAGCACCGCCTCCTTGATCGCCCGAACCGCCAGCGGGGCGCTGCGTAGCAGATCGTCCACCCAGCCCGCCACGCACTCGTCCAGTTGCGCGGCCGGCACCACGTCGTTGACCAGCCCCAGTTCCAGGGCGACCGACGCGGGCATGCGGCGGCCGGTCAGCAGGTAGCCCATCGCCACCTTCAGCGGCGCCTGACGAGCCAGCCGGAACGCTCCACCCGCGCCGGGCACCAGCCCCAGCCGGGCCTCGGGCAGCGCGAAGACCGACCGGTCGGACGCGACGACCAGATCGCAGGCGAGCGCCAGCTCGAAGCCGCCGCCCAGCGCATAGCCGTCCACCCGCGCGACAACCGGCTTGAGCAGCGAGAACCGCTCGGTGAGCCGTGGCCAGCCCGGGTGCCCGCGACTGCCGAACGTGGTCGGCGGTGCCCCCTGCTCGTTCAGCCGGGCCCGCTCACGCAGATCCTGCCCGACCGAGAACGCACGGTCGCCGGCACCGGTCAGCACGATCACCCGGACACCGTCGTCGGCCTCCGCGTCGTCCCAGATCCCGGCCAGCTCGGCGTGCATGTGCGTGTCCAAGGCGTTCAGTACCTCGGGACGATCGAGCGTCACCCATGCGACGTGATCGCGTTTCTCGTACCGCACCCGCGGCCTGTCGTCCTCTGCCATCCACCCTCCTCGGTCTGCCTGCGCGGAACGGTCGCACATCGGCGCCGGGCCGTCCACACCTGACAGTCCGCTCGGAAGAGCCGGCACGCGGCGGGGCCGCCGAGGGGCCGACCGGCGGTCCACGCCCACCGACACCCTGCTCGGTCCCGAAGTCGACCGCCGGCTTCAGGGCTAACCCGGATGGCTGATCCGACTTCAGGTCGGATCCTGGGGCCATGAGCGGGATCGAAGAGAAGCACCAGGAACTGCCGGGTCAGGGCCGGGGCCGGCCGTGTCGCTGCCAGGTCGCGGTGCCCGGCGGCCGGAGCCTCGTCCACCTTCTGCACTGACGGGAGAGAGACCAGGGACACCTTCCTCGGCCAGCCGATCACCGGCGGCGTCAACGCGACCATGGCCCAGGTCCTCACCGAGGTGGAGGACGACCTGTGGCGCACGTGGAAGGCATCGCCGGACGAAGCGGACTTCCACCCCTGGGCCGGCCTGGTCGAGCCGATCATCGGCACCCGACCCGGCGACGGCCGGCACGCCACCGGAGCCGCCGTCGACCTCAACGTGACCACGTGCCCGTACATCGTCACGCGCACCGGTGAGACGTACGGCGGCGAGGCGGCCGCGCACGACCAGCAGGAGATGCGCCGGCGGGTGGTCGAGGTCTACGACCGGGCGGTCGCGTCCTTCACGGTCAGCGGCCGGCGGTCCGACACCAGCATCCGGGTCAACGACACGATCGAGTTCACCTACGACCGGTTCCGGAAGCTCTCCGACGCGCTGGTGTTCTACCTGTCCTGGGCGGTCTCGGCCGTTCACGTGCGGGTGAACCGGCCGCCCATCGCGGAGGCACACGCCCTGCCCGACGGCCATCCGGCGCTGCGCGCGATCCCCGCATCCGAGCTGGCCCGACCGGCCGAGGCCGCCATCCCGGCGATCGAGTTCCTCTACGCCGACGAGTTCTGGGCCCAGAACCACCAGGGCTGGCCGTACGGGCCGGAGCAGCAGTACTGGCAGATGCTGCGCGACTACGAGACCGTCCGCACTCCGATGTTGCACGGCAACCCGGCCCGCTCGGCTGGTCGCCGGCCACGTGACCGGGCCGCGCCTGGCCTGCCGGCGTCTGGACCTGTGGTTGCGACGCTCAGCCGCGCAACAACGGGAGCAGTTGGTCGCCCTGCCGCCGGATCTCCGGCAGATACGGGGTGTCGGAGAGGATGAAATGGGTGATACCCAGAGACTGGTAGCGGCGCAGGGACTTCGCCACGTCCTCGGCTGAGCCCACCAGCCAGGTGGTGCCGGCACCGCTGCCACCGTAACGGCCGGGCGCGGTGTAGAGATTGTCGTCGAGCACCTCGCCGCGAGTGGCCAGGTCGAGCAGGCGTCGCTGACCGACGGCGGCGTGCCAGTTCGGATCTCGGGAAATGGCGCCGTTGGCCATCTCCGCGACCCTTGCCTCGGCTGCTGCCCACGCCTGCTCAGTGGTGTCGCGCACCACCGTGGTGACCCGTAGGCCGAACTCCAGCGGCGGGTGCTCACGCCCCAGGCGCTCGCTGAGTTCCTTGAGCCGGTCGATCCGCTCGTGCACGTCGTCGAGGGGCTCGCCCCAGAAGAGCTGGACGTCCGCCTCGGCTGCCGCAACCAGCTCGGCGGCGGGGGATGCACCGCCGAAGTAAAGCCGCGGGTGGGTACGTCCGGGCCGCACGACCGGTCGTCGCAACGGTGGAACCGGTCACCGAGAAGTGGTCACCCGAATAGGTGACGTTCTCCTCAGTCCACAGTCTTCTCACGATCCGGATGAACTCCCGGGTCCGGGCGTAGCGTTGGGTTTGGTCGCCCTCGTGGTCACCGTAGGCGGCGAGGTTGTCCCGCCCGGAGACGATGTTGATCAACACGCGGCCACCGGTCAGGTGATCCAGGGTGGCGGTGGCAGCGGCGAAGTTGGCGGGTCGCCAGTAGCCGGGCCGGGCGGCGATCAGCGGTCGGAACGTCGTCGTCTGGGCAGCGAGCGCGGTGGCGACGGTGAAGGTGTCCGGCCGTCCCCAGCCGGTGCCGAGTAGTGCTCCACCCCAACCGTGCTGCTCCAGTGCGAGGGCATGGCCGGTGAGTGTTCGCAGGCTGTTGTGGCTGTCGACGACATCGTCACCACGGTGGCCGGGGTGGATCTCATTGGGGATGTACCAGAGGATCTCGAGATTGGTCAACGGAGGCCCTTATCTGAGTCGTGACCGACGATCGGTCGACGGGCAACGCCGATGCGGCCGGTCTTCTGCGCGGTCCCGTACCGGGATCGACTGGTGTTGCGCGAGGGTGAACGTCGCCGATTGCTCACCCATGCTGCGGGCACTGTCGAGGAGCCCGCAGCCGCTGGGGTCATCGGGTGTCCGAGATGGGCCCGCCGTCGGCCCAGCGGTGACTGCCGTCGGCCCATCCGGTCAACCCCGGTGATCGAGATAGCCTATCTATCCCATAGGTATTGTAGAAACGTCGCATGGCGGCATGCCAGCGACGGACCTGCGCGTGGTCGTGACGGCGGCCAGTGATTGGCCGAATTTCGCGGTGGCGTAACCCGCCGATAGGTGGGCTCGGCCCGCCGCAGCGGCAGTGTCGACGTGGGGGTCCCGGCAGGCCAGCAGCAGGGCCTGGCGGGGGAGGACTCAGCCGCGGCTTGCTGGTGGAAGAACGCCGCCGTCGACTACTGGAGGGGTGCTCTCCGTGGATCACGACGGCCGGCTGCTGCGGCAGAGGGATGCGTCGGCTGGGCAGCACCGAGTATACACGAGCCAGTGCCTGGACCTCTGCGACCAGGCCAACGTGATCGTGGTGCATCCCACTGCGGCGGCCAGGTGGAAAGGCGCCCGTCCGGCCTGGTCCGACTTGGCCGCCTCCGATCGATGATGCCCTGACGCCATCCCCGCGCGCTGAGGTCATCGACCAGTTTCCTCATGGGCTCCGGGGTCGTCTTGAGCGATACGGCCTCCGTCGTCGTGCGGGGGAGGCCGAGTCTCGCCGACTACCGCATCGTTGACCACGAATGTCGGTAGCCGCGCAGCTGTTCTGGACCTTCTGCGCGGGAGGTCTGATGTGGTACTCACCGGAGTTGGACGGTCCTGATCCGCGCGGCAGGTGGTTGCGGCAGTCGGACCGGCGGGGCGCCTGCGGACATGGCGTCCTACACCGCCATCGGATTCTGCGGGGACTCGGTTCGCCTTCCACGGGCAGATGTCGACCCGTGTCGACGACGCGCTGAGACTGGCTCTGGCGCACATTTTGGATGCTGTTGGTGATCTTGGAGTTTGATCATCAACTGGCGCGGAAGAGTTCTTGCAGGCGGCTTCGTGGGCGCTGACGCTGGTCGGGTCGGTGTTGAGCGAGTCGGATGATGTTGGTGCCGTCGGCGGTGAGGACGTGTTGGACGTGGGTCTTTGCGAGCCCCCGGTACCGGCAGTGGCGTAGGCCGTGCGCGCGGACAGTCTCGGAGACGGTGGCCTCGCATCCGGCGCGCAGGTCGTAGCGCCGTTTCCACTCGGGGG is a window from the Solwaraspora sp. WMMD792 genome containing:
- the meaB gene encoding methylmalonyl Co-A mutase-associated GTPase MeaB codes for the protein MGRVPADVAEWAAAIRAGHRTAVSRAVTLVESSRPADRETARRLVVLLDPYAGSAHRIGMTGPPGVGKSTLIDALGLRLTSGSHRVAVLAVDPSSTVSGGSILGDRTRMARLSADPRAYVRPSPSGGALGGVTEVTAEVMTVVAAAGYDVVIVETVGVGQSETALADLVDTFVVLAMAGAGDDLQAIKMGVLERADIVAVTKADGAGADAARATAREISAARRLAGSVHGRRPPPVVPCSARLGTGLAELWKRIEEHHAGADLPARRGAQRAAQLRAVARDSLWAETTADPGLAGIVAAAERDVRAGGLSVAAGAERIAAAFRSRLRPDGQRSRSTGPTGRPQ
- a CDS encoding carboxyl transferase domain-containing protein — its product is MPAQPAPAGPATTDPRDPALRVAALLDPGTGEPLHAPDDSGVLAVRGRIDGSTVVAYCTDARSMGGALGAAGSEHIIQAIDTAVRLRCPAVGLWHSGGARLADGVESMDGVGRMFAAMTRASGRIPQLSVVLGPAAGAAAYGPALTDIVVMAEAGRVFVTGPEVVRSVTGEVIDMAGLGGPEAHGRRSGVAHVPASSEADALRRARRLVNYLVHPGAFDIAQTRAPRDFRALLPESPRRAYDVRPLIRHLLDHDEEEPFTELQPRWAPNIVVGFGRLAGRAVGVIANNPLRKGGCLDSLSAEKAARFVRMCDASGVPLVVVVDVPGYLPGVGQEWDGVVRRGAKLLHAFAEAVVPRVTLVTRKAYGGAYIAMNSKSLGATRVIAWREAEIAVMGAEAAVGVLHRRQLAAAPDAEREELRARLIAEQVRVAGGVDRARALGVVDEVIDPAETRQRVAVALASAPGGRGHHTNIPL
- a CDS encoding PQQ-binding-like beta-propeller repeat protein; protein product: MTALTRVRRRTALLVAVLCAATAALTGPAGAVRAAPPGAVPAGPAGVALRPGTADWPSWQRDLEGSRFNGAEHTLTPATVGRLRLKWAFAFPKVPVLTSGSQPAVVGGTMYFGGPDGYFYAVDARTGATRWTFALNTVEPGVGQAVVRNGPLVAAGKVYFGDYRGYLYALALGTGELVWSTRLDSHPAAMVTSSPQYHGGRLYVGVSSGDNVGGVDHACCTFRGHLDSIDAETGQLRWRYYTVPEPQAVGTWPSGATRYEPSGAGVWSSPVIDRETGTVFVGTGQNYTGTTGDSDTVLALDARTGAVRWKRQMTHPDSWRVLCANPNVPPGYCPGLQDGTALDFDFGALPNLMTVNGRRLVGIGQKSGVYHTFDARTGEIVWQRQLSEPMPNSGLSGIMWGASYDGRRLYVATYQADPGTLFALNPADGAILWSTPNPADGCSWGGAAAYPETCDLAHGPAVTSTPGLVWEGSSDGKMRAYSAATGRVLWQHDTIQDYAGVNGLAGRGSAVSAGGGAVVSRGMLYVHSGYRPFYPSDKGFVLLAYGL
- a CDS encoding DoxX family protein yields the protein MNVLLWTCQLVLAIVFIMAGVAKFVVPIPKLRAEDEYTRLFPDWGIRALGVPEVAGALAMILPPLTGVATVLTPVAGVGLAVMMFLGLFANIAVRAARWPYYVLPPALCLMASFVAWGRFGDYQF
- the dpgD gene encoding enoyl-CoA-hydratase DpgD, translating into MAEDDRPRVRYEKRDHVAWVTLDRPEVLNALDTHMHAELAGIWDDAEADDGVRVIVLTGAGDRAFSVGQDLRERARLNEQGAPPTTFGSRGHPGWPRLTERFSLLKPVVARVDGYALGGGFELALACDLVVASDRSVFALPEARLGLVPGAGGAFRLARQAPLKVAMGYLLTGRRMPASVALELGLVNDVVPAAQLDECVAGWVDDLLRSAPLAVRAIKEAVLRSVDMPLPEAFSTRFESEQRRMVSRDAVEGPRAFAERREPRWEGR
- a CDS encoding LLM class flavin-dependent oxidoreductase, which produces MRRPVVRPGRTHPRLYFGGASPAAELVAAAEADVQLFWGEPLDDVHERIDRLKELSERLGREHPPLEFGLRVTTVVRDTTEQAWAAAEARVAEMANGAISRDPNWHAAVGQRRLLDLATRGEVLDDNLYTAPGRYGGSGAGTTWLVGSAEDVAKSLRRYQSLGITHFILSDTPYLPEIRRQGDQLLPLLRG